A stretch of the Lactuca sativa cultivar Salinas chromosome 9, Lsat_Salinas_v11, whole genome shotgun sequence genome encodes the following:
- the LOC111912719 gene encoding mRNA cap guanine-N7 methyltransferase 1 isoform X1, with protein sequence MKRSYQQSSSSGSFGPPKSKSRHNPDGDSFLEDESTKIFAKKVADHYSARTNQTLEEREASPIIHLKKLNNWIKSVLIQLYAKRGDAVLDLACGKGGDLIKWDKAKIGYYVGIDIADGSIEDCRTRYNGDADHHQRRKKFTFPARLLSGDCFEVQLDKALADDAPFDLCSCQFAMHYSWSTEARARRALANVSSLLRPGGIFIGTMPDANVIVKKLRAADGLAFGNSVYWIHFDDEFSEKKFKSSTPFGIKYKFHLEDAVDCPEWIVPFHVFKSLAEEYDLELVFVKNSHAFVHEYMKKPEFIELMRRLGALGDGNQDQTTLSPDEWEVAYLYLAYVLRKRGQPEQNRGNTRRDKGKMHLEKEDITYIRS encoded by the exons ATGAAGAGAAGTTATCAGCAATCATCATCCTCGGGTTCCTTTGGACCTCCCAAATCCAAATCCAGACACAATCCAGATG GTGATTCCTTTTTGGAGGATGAAAGCACAAAGATCTTCGCCAAAAAAGTTGCAGACCATTACAGTGCAAGAACAAACCAAACATTGGAAGAGCGAGAAGCAAGTCCCATTATTCATTTAAAGAAACTCAATAACTGG ATCAAAAGTGTTCTAATTCAACTATATGCAAAAAGGGGGGATGCAGTTCTTGATCTTGCCTGTGGTAAG ggTGGTGATTTGATCAAATGGGACAAGGCAAAAATCGGATACTATGTTGGCATTGACATAGCAGATGGCTCT ATAGAAGATTGTCGCACCCGTTATAATGGTGATGCAGATCATCATCAACGCCGTAAAAAATTCACCTTTCCTGCTCGACTTTTAAGTGGAGATTGCTTTGAG GTACAATTGGATAAAGCTTTAGCTGATGATGCACCTTTTGATTTATGTAGTTGTCAG TTTGCAATGCATTATTCATGGTCTACTGAGGCACGTGCCAGAAGGGCATTGGCTAATGTTTCATCATTACTTCGTCCAGGAGGAATATTTATTGGAACAATGCCTGATGCTAATGTTATTGTAAAAAAACTAAGAGCAg CTGATGGATTGGCTTTTGGAAATAGTGTTTACTGGATTCACTTTGATGATGAATTCTCAGAGAAG AAATTTAAGTCCTCAACCCCCTTTGGCATTAAGTATAAATTCCATCTTGAG GATGCTGTTGATTGTCCAGAGTGGATAGTCCCATTTCACGTGTTCAAATCACTGGCAGAAGAg TatgatttggagcttgttttTGTAAAGAATTCACACGCATTTGTTCATGAGTACATGAAAAAGCCTGAATTTATTGAATTAATGAGAAGACTTGGTGCTTTGGGTGATGGAAATCAAGACCAAA CTACACTTTCACCAGATGAATGGGAGGTAGCTTATCTATATTTGGCATATGTCTTAAGGAAG CGAGGTCAACCAGAGCAAAACAGAGGAAATACACGAAGAGACAAAGGGAAGATGCATCTAGAAAAGGAAGACATAACGTATATCAGAAGCTGA
- the LOC111912719 gene encoding mRNA cap guanine-N7 methyltransferase 1 isoform X2 has protein sequence MKRSYQQSSSSGSFGPPKSKSRHNPDGDSFLEDESTKIFAKKVADHYSARTNQTLEEREASPIIHLKKLNNWIKSVLIQLYAKRGDAVLDLACGKGGDLIKWDKAKIGYYVGIDIADGSIEDCRTRYNGDADHHQRRKKFTFPARLLSGDCFEVQLDKALADDAPFDLCSCQFAMHYSWSTEARARRALANVSSLLRPGGIFIGTMPDANVIVKKLRAADGLAFGNSVYWIHFDDEFSEKKFKSSTPFGIKYKFHLEDAVDCPEWIVPFHVFKSLAEENSHAFVHEYMKKPEFIELMRRLGALGDGNQDQTTLSPDEWEVAYLYLAYVLRKRGQPEQNRGNTRRDKGKMHLEKEDITYIRS, from the exons ATGAAGAGAAGTTATCAGCAATCATCATCCTCGGGTTCCTTTGGACCTCCCAAATCCAAATCCAGACACAATCCAGATG GTGATTCCTTTTTGGAGGATGAAAGCACAAAGATCTTCGCCAAAAAAGTTGCAGACCATTACAGTGCAAGAACAAACCAAACATTGGAAGAGCGAGAAGCAAGTCCCATTATTCATTTAAAGAAACTCAATAACTGG ATCAAAAGTGTTCTAATTCAACTATATGCAAAAAGGGGGGATGCAGTTCTTGATCTTGCCTGTGGTAAG ggTGGTGATTTGATCAAATGGGACAAGGCAAAAATCGGATACTATGTTGGCATTGACATAGCAGATGGCTCT ATAGAAGATTGTCGCACCCGTTATAATGGTGATGCAGATCATCATCAACGCCGTAAAAAATTCACCTTTCCTGCTCGACTTTTAAGTGGAGATTGCTTTGAG GTACAATTGGATAAAGCTTTAGCTGATGATGCACCTTTTGATTTATGTAGTTGTCAG TTTGCAATGCATTATTCATGGTCTACTGAGGCACGTGCCAGAAGGGCATTGGCTAATGTTTCATCATTACTTCGTCCAGGAGGAATATTTATTGGAACAATGCCTGATGCTAATGTTATTGTAAAAAAACTAAGAGCAg CTGATGGATTGGCTTTTGGAAATAGTGTTTACTGGATTCACTTTGATGATGAATTCTCAGAGAAG AAATTTAAGTCCTCAACCCCCTTTGGCATTAAGTATAAATTCCATCTTGAG GATGCTGTTGATTGTCCAGAGTGGATAGTCCCATTTCACGTGTTCAAATCACTGGCAGAAGAg AATTCACACGCATTTGTTCATGAGTACATGAAAAAGCCTGAATTTATTGAATTAATGAGAAGACTTGGTGCTTTGGGTGATGGAAATCAAGACCAAA CTACACTTTCACCAGATGAATGGGAGGTAGCTTATCTATATTTGGCATATGTCTTAAGGAAG CGAGGTCAACCAGAGCAAAACAGAGGAAATACACGAAGAGACAAAGGGAAGATGCATCTAGAAAAGGAAGACATAACGTATATCAGAAGCTGA